One stretch of Brachyhypopomus gauderio isolate BG-103 chromosome 8, BGAUD_0.2, whole genome shotgun sequence DNA includes these proteins:
- the romo1 gene encoding reactive oxygen species modulator 1: MPVSVGPYGQAQPNCFDRVKMGFMMGFAVGMAAGAMFGSFSCLRLGMRGRELMGGVGKTMMQSGGTFGTFMAIGMGIRC; the protein is encoded by the exons ATGCCGGTTTCTGTAGGACCATATGGACAGGCGCAACCCAACTGCTTTGACAGAGTCAAGATGGGTTTCATGATGGGCTTTGCAGTTGGAATGGCCGCAGGAGCAATGTTCGGGTCCTTCTCTTGTCTAAG ACTTGGCATGAGAGGTCGAGAACTCATGGGTGGAGTGGGGAAGACCATGATGCAAAGCGGTGGCACATTTGGAACCTTCATGGCCATCGGAATGGGCATTCGCTGCTAA